The following are from one region of the Serinus canaria isolate serCan28SL12 chromosome 8, serCan2020, whole genome shotgun sequence genome:
- the RPL5 gene encoding 60S ribosomal protein L5, with amino-acid sequence MGFVKVVKNKAYFKRYQVKFRRRREGKTDYYARKRLVIQDKNKYNTPKYRMIVRVTNRDIICQIAYARIEGDMIVCAAYAHELPKYGVKVGLTNYAAAYCTGLLLARRLLNKFGLDKIYEGQVEVTGDEYNVESVDGKPGAFTCYLDAGLARTTTGNKVFGALKGAVDGGLSIPHSTKRFPGYDSESKEFNAEVHRKHIMGQNVADYMRYLMEEDEDAYKKQFSQYIKNNVTPDGMEEMYKKAHAAIRDNPVHEKKPKRDVKKKRWNCPKMSLAQKKDRVAQKKASFLRAQERRTES; translated from the exons ATG GGGTTTGTGAAAGTTGTCAAGAATAAGGCGTACTTCAAGAGATACCAAGTGAAATTCAGGAGAAGGAGAG agggaaaaactGACTACTATGCTCGCAAACGTTTGGTTATTCAAGATAAAAACAAGTACAACACTCCTAAATACAGGATGATTGTGCGTGTTACCAACAGAGACATCATCTGCCAG ATTGCCTATGCCAGAATCGAGGGGGACATGATCGTGTGCGCTGCCTACGCCCACGAGCTGCCCAAGTACGGTGTCAAAGTGGGCCTGACCAACTACGCTGCTGCCTACTGCACCGGCCTGCTCCTGGCACGCAGG CTTCTGAATAAATTTGGCCTTGATAAGATCTATGAAGGCCAAGTTGAAGTCACTGGTGATGAATACAATGTGGAAAGTGTGGATGGCAAGCCTGGTGCTTTTACATGCTACCTGGATGCAGGTCTTGCCAGAACTACCACTGGAAACAAAGTCTTTGGTGCTCTGAAGGGTGCAGTGGATGGGGGGCTGTCTATCCCTCATAG CACCAAACGTTTCCCTGGCTACGACTCGGAGAGCAAAGAGTTCAATGCTGAGGTTCACCGCAAGCACATCATGGGCCAGAACGTGGCCGATTACATGCGGTACCTGATGGAGGAGGATGAAGATGCCTACAAGAAACAGTTCTCCCAGTACATAAAGAACAACGTAACACCCGACGGG atgGAAGAAATGTATAAAAAAGCACATGCTGCTATACGGGATAACCCAGTCCATGAAAAGAAACCCAAGAGAGACGTCAAGAAAAAGAG ATGGAACTGTCCCAAGATGTCTCTTGCCCAAAAGAAAGACCGTGTTGCTCAGAAGAAGGCCAGCTTCCTCAGGGCCCAGGAGCGTAGAACGGAGAGCTAA